One window from the genome of Kaistella carnis encodes:
- a CDS encoding ROK family protein — MALIDLSKRIALGIDVGGTNTKYGLVNHRGEILEKGSIKTDDYPEVEDFMNALYEKISPLITKYCGEKQFEGIGVGAPNANYYRGTIEQAPNLQWKGVIPFAEMMSEKFSVPCKMTNDANAAALGEMMFGAARGMKDFIMITLGTGVGSGIIANGQLIYGHDGFAGELGHTIVKPGGRKHWSTGSEGSLEAYASATGITITAKKMRAEFPHSMLNSYKEEEIDSKVVFECAQKNDEVAVEVFRYTGQKLGEAFANFVMFSSPEAILLFGGVIKAGDFIMKPTKLHMERNLLPIFRNKVKLVFSELDEADAAILGASALVWEK; from the coding sequence ATGGCATTAATAGACCTTTCTAAACGAATAGCACTCGGTATCGACGTCGGTGGGACCAATACAAAATATGGTTTGGTAAACCATCGCGGAGAAATTTTAGAAAAGGGAAGCATTAAAACAGATGATTACCCTGAGGTCGAAGATTTCATGAATGCTCTTTATGAAAAGATTTCGCCTTTGATTACAAAATATTGTGGGGAAAAACAATTCGAAGGAATTGGCGTTGGAGCTCCCAATGCAAACTATTACCGTGGAACCATTGAACAAGCTCCGAACCTTCAGTGGAAAGGCGTCATCCCTTTTGCGGAGATGATGTCTGAAAAGTTTAGTGTTCCCTGTAAAATGACGAATGATGCAAATGCTGCGGCCTTAGGAGAAATGATGTTTGGTGCAGCGCGCGGAATGAAGGATTTTATAATGATCACTTTAGGAACCGGCGTTGGCAGCGGAATTATCGCAAATGGACAGCTTATTTATGGACATGATGGCTTTGCCGGTGAACTGGGGCATACGATTGTAAAACCCGGCGGCAGAAAGCACTGGAGTACTGGGTCAGAAGGCTCTCTGGAAGCATACGCCTCAGCTACAGGAATTACCATTACCGCAAAAAAAATGCGTGCAGAATTCCCCCACTCTATGCTGAACAGTTATAAAGAGGAAGAGATCGATTCAAAAGTAGTGTTCGAATGCGCACAAAAAAACGATGAAGTTGCAGTTGAAGTATTTCGGTACACCGGGCAGAAATTAGGGGAAGCCTTCGCTAATTTTGTAATGTTCTCCTCCCCGGAAGCAATTTTGCTTTTCGGCGGCGTAATAAAAGCTGGCGATTTCATTATGAAACCGACGAAACTTCATATGGAACGTAATCTTTTACCAATTTTTAGAAATAAGGTAAAATTGGTTTTCAGTGAACTCGACGAAGCTGATGCTGCTATTTTGGGCGCAAGTGCCTTGGTTTGGGAAAAATGA
- the yihA gene encoding ribosome biogenesis GTP-binding protein YihA/YsxC produces the protein MVIKTAEFVKSSDKWQDCPEPTMPEYAFIGRSNVGKSSLINAMMNHKYLAKTSGTPGKTQLINHFIINESWYLTDLPGYGYARVSKSMRRDFEKLITNYILNRKNLVNLFILVDARHTPQKIDLEFIEWCGENGIPFSIVFTKADKLKPNVVLANVDHYKEELLKTWEDLPELYVTSAEKKTGCDAILDFITKTNEFLMHNHIKF, from the coding sequence ATGGTAATAAAAACCGCAGAATTTGTTAAAAGCAGCGATAAATGGCAAGATTGTCCAGAACCTACGATGCCGGAATATGCTTTTATTGGAAGATCAAATGTGGGAAAATCATCATTGATCAATGCGATGATGAATCATAAGTATCTGGCAAAAACATCTGGAACACCGGGGAAAACCCAGTTAATAAATCATTTCATCATTAATGAAAGTTGGTATCTTACCGATTTACCGGGTTATGGATATGCAAGAGTTTCAAAAAGTATGCGCCGGGATTTTGAAAAACTCATTACCAATTATATCCTGAACCGAAAAAACTTAGTTAATCTTTTTATATTAGTTGATGCGAGACATACGCCCCAAAAAATAGATCTCGAGTTTATAGAATGGTGTGGTGAAAATGGAATTCCTTTTTCAATCGTATTTACAAAAGCAGATAAATTGAAACCGAATGTGGTCCTGGCGAATGTTGATCACTATAAAGAGGAATTATTAAAAACCTGGGAAGATTTGCCCGAACTTTATGTGACCTCTGCAGAGAAAAAAACTGGCTGCGACGCTATTCTGGATTTTATTACAAAAACGAACGAGTTTTTAATGCACAACCATATCAAGTTTTAA
- the msrA gene encoding peptide-methionine (S)-S-oxide reductase MsrA, which translates to MENKNLEYVTFGGGCFWCVESCFNLLKGVESVISGYAGGHKENPTYEEVCTGETGHAEVVQIAYNPEVISYDQLMDVFFFLHDPTQLNRQGNDIGTQYRSVIFYKDEAEKKRAEDALKKSESSGKWTGKYVTEITPLPEFYPAEQYHQGYYNVNPTQPYCSAVVGPKIVKFKKHYGEMGMLNGE; encoded by the coding sequence ATGGAAAATAAAAATTTAGAATACGTTACGTTTGGCGGCGGTTGCTTTTGGTGTGTTGAAAGCTGTTTCAATCTGCTGAAAGGCGTAGAATCAGTTATTTCAGGGTATGCGGGCGGACACAAAGAAAACCCAACTTATGAAGAAGTTTGCACCGGCGAAACCGGACACGCAGAAGTGGTTCAAATTGCATACAATCCGGAAGTTATTTCCTATGATCAACTGATGGATGTTTTCTTTTTCCTGCATGATCCTACACAATTAAACCGTCAGGGAAATGATATCGGTACACAGTATAGATCTGTCATTTTTTATAAAGATGAAGCAGAAAAAAAACGAGCAGAAGATGCACTGAAGAAATCGGAATCTTCCGGAAAATGGACTGGAAAATATGTTACAGAAATTACACCTCTTCCTGAATTTTATCCGGCAGAACAGTATCATCAAGGGTATTATAACGTAAATCCAACGCAACCTTATTGCAGTGCTGTCGTTGGTCCAAAAATCGTAAAATTCAAAAAGCATTACGGAGAAATGGGAATGCTGAATGGAGAATAA
- a CDS encoding alpha/beta fold hydrolase gives MIFKTKKEKKFAFIEAGEGDPVILLHGLMGGLSNFENTVTFFSERGYKVFVPVLPIYDLPVLNTNLTTIAKFVARFIEEKVGRSATIVGNSMGGHVGLILTLARPELVDHLVLTGSSGLYERTFGDSFPRKSDKEYIRKKTEEVFYNPDVATPELVDEVFSVVNDRMKGIKTVMLARSAIKHNMLNDLPKITTPVCLIWGKQDNVTPPEVAVDMDKSLPNSELFWIDECGHAAMMEKPDEFNQILYSWLQKTKKIV, from the coding sequence ATGATATTTAAAACAAAGAAAGAAAAGAAATTTGCTTTTATCGAAGCAGGAGAAGGGGACCCGGTAATTTTATTGCACGGTTTAATGGGTGGGTTAAGTAATTTCGAAAATACAGTAACTTTCTTTTCTGAAAGAGGATATAAAGTATTTGTACCCGTTTTACCCATCTACGATTTACCCGTTCTTAATACTAATCTTACCACAATTGCAAAGTTCGTTGCGCGGTTTATTGAAGAAAAAGTAGGCCGTTCTGCCACCATTGTAGGAAACTCTATGGGCGGTCATGTGGGTTTAATTTTAACGCTTGCCAGACCCGAATTAGTCGATCATTTGGTTTTAACGGGAAGCTCAGGGTTGTACGAAAGAACATTTGGGGACAGTTTTCCAAGAAAAAGTGACAAAGAATATATAAGGAAGAAAACGGAAGAGGTTTTTTATAATCCCGACGTTGCAACTCCGGAATTGGTAGATGAGGTATTCTCTGTAGTAAACGACAGAATGAAAGGGATCAAAACCGTGATGCTTGCCCGAAGTGCCATTAAACACAATATGTTAAATGATTTACCCAAGATTACAACTCCTGTTTGCTTGATCTGGGGAAAACAAGATAATGTAACTCCGCCAGAGGTCGCCGTAGATATGGATAAGTCTTTACCGAACTCAGAGTTATTTTGGATTGATGAATGTGGACATGCAGCAATGATGGAAAAACCCGATGAGTTCAATCAGATTTTGTATTCGTGGTTACAGAAAACAAAGAAAATAGTATAA
- the secA gene encoding preprotein translocase subunit SecA, with the protein MGFIDKVLKGFLGDKNVTDLKEVKKVVTKIKAVEPKIQELTDDGLRDKTAEFKEKLKTATAEITAQIEETKEQIKNSTNIDEKEALFTKVETLKKESYQIEEKVLNEILPEAFALIKETSRRLAQNGEIRVKATAMDRELAATRDFVVLEGDTAVWKNEWDAAGTAIKWDMVHYDVQFIGGVVLHSGKIAEMATGEGKTLVGTLPIYLNALPGRGVHVVTVNDYLAKRDSLWMGPLYQFHGLTIDCIDNHQPNSDARRKAYQSSITYGTNNEFGFDYLRDNMVTSPTELVQGELNFAIVDEVDSVLVDDARTPLIISGPVPQGDRQEFDTLKPSVDRIVEIQKKTVSAIFNEAKKLIANGNTKEGGFKLLQAYRGLPKNRQLIKYLSESGHKALLQKVEGQYMQDNNRDMPIVDKDLYFVIDEKNNQIDLTDKGVEYMSAGNEDKDFFVLQDIGTEIAEVEAKNLSKEEEFEAKERLFSDFAVKSERVHTLNQLLKAYTLFEKDDEYVVIDGEVKIVDEQTGRIMEGRRYSDGLHQAIEAKENVKIEAATQTFATVTLQNYFRMYNKLAGMTGTAETEAGELWEIYKLDVVVIPTNRPIQRDDRQDLVYKTNREKYNAVIEEIERLTADGRPVLVGTTSVEISQLLSRALQLRKIQHNVLNAKLHAREAEIVAMAGGPGVVTIATNMAGRGTDIKLQGDVKKNGGLAIIGTERHDSRRVDRQLRGRAGRQGDPGSSQFYVSLEDNLMRLFGSERIAKMMDRMGHKEGEVIQHGMISKSIERAQKKVEENNFGIRKRLLEYDDVMNKQRDVIYKRRKNALFGDHLKYDISNMIFDVSQSIVTRGKMEGDFKEFEHEIIKYFTMESPVSENEFKTKQVPELTNILFKAATEDYQMKLNLLKEKSFPIIENVFQNQGSMFKMIQVPFTDGIKTMTIVTDLKEAYETKCESLINDFEKNISLAIIDENWKLHLREMDDLRRSSQGAVYEQKDPLVIYKQESFYLFTEMVEKINKEIVSFLYKGEIPA; encoded by the coding sequence ATGGGTTTTATAGATAAAGTTCTTAAAGGTTTTCTGGGCGACAAAAACGTAACTGACCTCAAGGAAGTAAAAAAAGTTGTAACTAAAATTAAAGCAGTTGAACCGAAAATTCAGGAATTAACCGATGACGGTTTGCGTGATAAAACCGCTGAATTCAAGGAGAAACTGAAAACTGCTACTGCTGAAATTACAGCGCAGATCGAGGAAACCAAAGAACAGATCAAGAATTCTACGAATATTGATGAGAAAGAAGCTTTGTTTACCAAAGTAGAAACTTTGAAAAAAGAATCTTATCAAATTGAAGAAAAAGTTCTGAATGAAATTCTACCCGAAGCCTTCGCCCTTATTAAAGAAACTTCCCGCAGATTAGCACAGAACGGAGAGATTCGTGTGAAAGCGACCGCTATGGATCGTGAACTTGCCGCTACCAGAGATTTTGTTGTGCTGGAAGGCGATACTGCCGTTTGGAAAAACGAGTGGGATGCTGCCGGAACCGCGATTAAATGGGACATGGTTCATTACGATGTTCAGTTTATCGGTGGAGTTGTTTTGCACAGTGGAAAAATCGCTGAGATGGCAACGGGAGAAGGTAAAACTTTAGTGGGAACACTTCCAATTTACCTGAACGCTCTTCCTGGAAGAGGGGTTCACGTTGTTACCGTAAATGATTACCTCGCAAAAAGAGATTCACTTTGGATGGGCCCTCTTTATCAGTTTCATGGTTTGACTATTGACTGTATTGATAATCACCAACCTAATTCCGATGCACGTAGAAAAGCATACCAGTCAAGCATTACCTACGGAACAAATAACGAATTTGGTTTCGATTACCTGAGAGATAACATGGTTACTTCTCCTACAGAATTAGTTCAGGGAGAATTAAACTTTGCGATCGTAGATGAGGTAGATTCAGTTTTAGTAGATGATGCAAGAACACCATTGATTATTTCCGGACCCGTTCCACAAGGAGACCGCCAGGAATTTGATACGTTGAAACCTTCTGTGGACCGAATTGTGGAAATTCAGAAAAAAACAGTAAGTGCCATTTTTAACGAAGCGAAAAAATTAATCGCTAACGGAAATACAAAAGAAGGCGGCTTCAAACTATTACAGGCATATAGAGGTCTACCGAAGAACCGTCAGTTGATTAAATATCTTTCTGAAAGTGGCCACAAAGCACTTTTACAAAAAGTTGAAGGACAATATATGCAGGACAACAATCGCGACATGCCGATTGTTGACAAAGATCTGTATTTCGTAATCGACGAAAAAAATAACCAAATCGACCTTACCGATAAAGGAGTAGAATATATGTCTGCCGGAAATGAAGACAAAGATTTCTTCGTTTTGCAGGATATCGGAACTGAAATCGCTGAAGTTGAAGCCAAAAATTTAAGCAAAGAGGAAGAATTTGAAGCCAAAGAAAGACTTTTCAGTGATTTTGCTGTAAAATCTGAACGTGTTCACACCCTGAACCAGCTACTTAAAGCATATACCTTATTTGAAAAAGATGATGAATATGTAGTGATTGATGGCGAGGTGAAAATCGTGGATGAGCAAACCGGTCGTATTATGGAAGGAAGACGTTATTCTGACGGACTTCACCAAGCGATTGAAGCCAAGGAAAACGTGAAAATTGAAGCCGCTACGCAAACCTTTGCAACGGTGACCCTTCAGAACTATTTCCGTATGTACAACAAACTGGCAGGGATGACAGGTACGGCAGAAACGGAAGCAGGCGAACTTTGGGAAATTTATAAATTGGATGTGGTCGTAATTCCTACGAACAGACCAATTCAAAGAGATGACAGACAGGATTTGGTTTACAAAACAAATCGTGAAAAATATAATGCAGTTATTGAAGAAATTGAAAGATTAACAGCAGATGGACGACCTGTTTTGGTTGGTACAACCTCTGTTGAAATTTCTCAATTACTTTCAAGAGCTTTACAGCTGAGAAAAATTCAGCATAATGTATTGAATGCAAAACTACACGCCCGTGAAGCAGAAATTGTAGCAATGGCCGGTGGACCGGGAGTTGTGACAATTGCAACAAACATGGCGGGTCGTGGTACAGATATTAAATTGCAGGGTGATGTTAAGAAAAACGGCGGTCTTGCAATTATTGGTACGGAGAGACACGATTCAAGACGTGTTGACAGACAGTTACGTGGTCGTGCCGGAAGGCAGGGAGATCCGGGAAGTTCTCAGTTCTATGTATCGTTAGAAGATAATCTGATGCGTCTTTTCGGTTCCGAGAGAATCGCTAAAATGATGGACAGAATGGGTCATAAAGAAGGGGAAGTTATTCAGCATGGTATGATCTCAAAATCAATCGAGAGAGCACAGAAAAAAGTGGAAGAAAATAACTTCGGGATTAGAAAAAGACTCCTGGAATATGATGACGTGATGAATAAACAGCGAGACGTGATCTATAAGAGAAGAAAGAACGCTTTGTTTGGGGATCACTTGAAATATGATATTTCTAATATGATATTTGATGTTTCGCAATCCATCGTTACCAGAGGTAAAATGGAAGGTGATTTTAAAGAATTTGAACACGAAATCATTAAATATTTCACCATGGAATCTCCGGTTTCCGAAAATGAATTTAAAACGAAACAAGTTCCTGAATTAACGAATATTCTCTTTAAAGCAGCAACTGAAGATTATCAGATGAAATTGAATCTGTTGAAAGAGAAATCATTCCCAATTATCGAGAATGTCTTCCAAAACCAAGGTTCAATGTTCAAAATGATCCAAGTTCCTTTTACTGATGGAATTAAAACAATGACCATCGTTACAGATTTGAAAGAAGCTTACGAAACAAAATGTGAATCTTTAATTAATGATTTTGAAAAGAATATTTCTCTCGCAATCATTGATGAAAACTGGAAATTACACTTAAGGGAAATGGATGATTTAAGACGTTCTTCTCAAGGTGCAGTTTATGAACAGAAAGATCCACTGGTGATCTACAAACAAGAATCTTTTTATCTCTTCACAGAGATGGTAGAGAAAATAAATAAAGAAATCGTTTCGTTCTTATATAAAGGAGAAATCCCTGCATAA
- a CDS encoding GNAT family N-acetyltransferase produces MMNNLIWKIKTFNELSTQEFHEILKARINVFIVEQTCPYPELDGYDQEAVHLWAEIEGDVVAYCRLFDSGIKYKEASIGRVLTNQNYRKRTLGRTLLRFAINTVECRFRNSSIRISAQNYLLPFYREFGFVEVGETYLEDDIPHTEMKRD; encoded by the coding sequence ATGATGAATAACCTAATTTGGAAAATCAAAACCTTTAATGAACTTTCAACTCAAGAGTTCCATGAGATTTTAAAAGCCAGAATTAATGTTTTCATTGTGGAACAAACCTGTCCTTATCCTGAACTGGATGGTTATGATCAGGAAGCAGTTCATCTTTGGGCGGAAATTGAGGGTGATGTTGTTGCTTATTGCAGACTATTTGATTCCGGAATTAAATATAAGGAAGCTTCCATCGGGCGCGTTTTAACGAATCAAAATTATAGGAAGCGAACTCTTGGCCGTACATTGCTGCGATTTGCTATTAATACGGTTGAGTGCAGATTTAGAAATTCATCCATCAGAATTTCTGCCCAGAATTACCTTTTGCCCTTTTATCGTGAATTTGGATTCGTAGAGGTAGGTGAAACTTATCTTGAAGACGACATTCCCCACACTGAAATGAAGAGAGATTAA
- a CDS encoding DUF2795 domain-containing protein has translation MYWTLELASYLSDAPWPMTKAELIDYAIRTGAPMEVVENLQAIEDEGEIYESIEEVWSDYPTDDDFLWNEDEY, from the coding sequence ATGTATTGGACATTAGAATTAGCTTCTTATTTAAGTGACGCACCTTGGCCTATGACAAAAGCGGAACTTATTGATTATGCCATCAGAACAGGTGCACCAATGGAAGTAGTAGAAAACCTTCAGGCCATCGAAGATGAGGGAGAAATCTACGAGTCCATTGAAGAGGTATGGAGCGATTATCCGACGGATGACGACTTCCTCTGGAATGAAGATGAATATTAA
- a CDS encoding S46 family peptidase, which yields MKRIFLLLTFMLSFLQIKADEGMWLLSMIKRLNGVDLQKEGLKLTAEEIYSINNSSLKDAIVQFGGGCTAEMVSKEGLLFTNHHCGYGNIAALSTPENDHLTNGFWAMKRSEELPAKGLSVRFLVRMDDVSKRINAKLNNNMSADERRAVIDAEYKLIQLENSENGKYSVVVRDFFNGNEFYYFVYQDFKDVRLVGTPPNALGKFGGDTDNWEWPRHTVDFSVFRVYADANGNPAEYSASNVPMKPKHALPISLRGYKPGDFTMIIGFPGRTNRYLTSFGIEQMVNKDYPAWVEASKMAMDVMKKYMDKDQATKIDYASQYAGVANYWKNRQGTIDAVMKNGTITQKQNLEAKFQTWALLPENEDMYGSVLQELKSNYSQISDRNVEKNYAAQLQRNAKYITIAYQLGSLLKTYADQDEAGKAAMKDKVTAAIDRMYNGVNVKLEGEMLNSMVNLYQQRVNKATASPTLLAADAKNLSTMAFASIFATKESAMNFLNNPNRLKIDADPLMKMANGFIDDQKLNNEKYSKIDDAFAKNSRIFLDGLRKSQPETSFYPDANSTMRMTTGKVTTLPERTDRNYAGIKEKDNYYTEINGMVAKYKKGDEEFDLPQRFLDLVKKKDFGRYKDKKGFMPVNFLSDNDITGGNSGSPIMDGEGRLLGLAFDGNSEALSGDIIFDKEMQKTINVDIRMVLWTIEKYGKAGHLISEMVLVK from the coding sequence ATGAAAAGAATATTTTTACTGCTCACGTTTATGTTGAGCTTTCTGCAAATTAAGGCAGATGAGGGAATGTGGCTTTTGAGCATGATCAAAAGATTAAATGGAGTTGATCTTCAGAAAGAAGGTTTAAAATTAACTGCTGAAGAAATTTATTCAATAAACAATTCCAGCTTAAAAGATGCAATCGTTCAGTTCGGCGGCGGATGTACCGCAGAAATGGTTTCAAAAGAAGGTTTATTATTTACAAATCACCACTGTGGTTACGGAAATATTGCGGCACTTTCTACGCCGGAAAATGACCACTTAACCAATGGTTTCTGGGCGATGAAAAGAAGTGAAGAACTTCCAGCAAAAGGCCTTTCTGTAAGATTTTTAGTGAGAATGGATGATGTTTCAAAAAGAATCAACGCCAAGCTCAATAATAATATGAGTGCAGATGAAAGAAGAGCGGTTATCGATGCAGAATATAAATTAATACAGTTAGAAAATTCTGAAAATGGTAAATACAGTGTTGTTGTAAGAGATTTCTTCAACGGTAATGAGTTTTATTATTTTGTATACCAAGATTTTAAAGATGTAAGATTGGTAGGAACTCCGCCAAACGCATTAGGTAAATTTGGTGGCGACACCGACAATTGGGAATGGCCAAGACATACTGTAGATTTTTCTGTTTTCAGAGTGTATGCTGATGCAAACGGAAACCCTGCAGAATATTCAGCGAGCAATGTTCCAATGAAGCCAAAACATGCTCTTCCAATCTCTTTGAGAGGATATAAGCCTGGAGATTTTACAATGATCATTGGTTTCCCGGGAAGAACCAACCGATATTTGACTTCTTTCGGAATTGAGCAAATGGTTAATAAAGATTATCCAGCTTGGGTAGAAGCGTCGAAAATGGCAATGGATGTTATGAAAAAGTATATGGACAAAGACCAGGCGACTAAGATCGACTATGCGTCTCAATATGCCGGTGTTGCCAATTACTGGAAAAACAGACAGGGAACAATTGACGCCGTGATGAAGAACGGAACAATTACTCAAAAACAAAACTTAGAAGCTAAATTCCAGACTTGGGCATTGCTTCCGGAGAACGAAGATATGTATGGTTCTGTTCTTCAGGAGCTTAAATCTAACTATTCTCAAATCTCTGACAGAAATGTAGAGAAAAATTATGCTGCGCAACTTCAGAGAAACGCAAAATATATTACCATTGCTTACCAATTAGGTTCATTATTGAAAACCTATGCGGATCAGGATGAAGCTGGTAAAGCTGCGATGAAAGATAAAGTAACTGCTGCGATCGATCGTATGTATAATGGAGTTAATGTGAAACTGGAAGGTGAAATGTTGAACTCTATGGTCAACCTTTATCAGCAGAGAGTAAACAAAGCTACTGCTTCACCTACGCTTTTAGCAGCCGACGCGAAAAACCTTTCAACTATGGCTTTCGCTTCTATCTTCGCAACAAAAGAATCTGCGATGAATTTTCTTAATAATCCGAACCGTTTAAAAATCGATGCAGATCCTTTAATGAAAATGGCAAACGGATTTATCGATGATCAAAAATTAAATAACGAGAAATATTCTAAAATTGATGATGCTTTTGCAAAAAACAGCAGAATCTTTTTAGATGGTCTTAGAAAATCTCAACCGGAAACCTCTTTCTATCCGGATGCGAACTCTACCATGAGAATGACGACTGGTAAAGTAACAACGCTTCCAGAAAGAACAGACCGAAACTACGCCGGTATCAAAGAAAAAGATAATTACTATACTGAAATCAACGGTATGGTTGCAAAATACAAGAAAGGTGATGAGGAATTTGACTTGCCACAAAGATTCTTGGATTTGGTGAAGAAAAAAGATTTCGGTCGTTATAAAGATAAAAAAGGTTTCATGCCTGTAAACTTCTTATCCGATAACGATATTACAGGAGGTAACTCCGGATCTCCAATCATGGATGGTGAAGGAAGACTTCTTGGGTTGGCATTTGACGGAAATAGTGAAGCCCTTAGTGGTGATATTATTTTCGATAAGGAAATGCAGAAAACCATTAACGTAGATATCAGAATGGTTCTTTGGACTATTGAAAAATACGGGAAAGCTGGTCACTTGATCAGCGAAATGGTCTTAGTAAAATAA
- a CDS encoding alpha/beta hydrolase, with amino-acid sequence MKKNYIHYQLLLLGAIGFTLASCSTKYRVKVQDDKKIYNLKYGESRQQNMDVFIPASFEKESPTVVIVHGGGWKIGRKEHVRMLQKYLHKNNIPSANINYRLVNKKTTYKEQLEDIGLAIQKINALAEEEGLSKDNYILLGESSGAHISLLYGYKNPDHIKKIISLSGPTDFYTENYTDSFYSKYTSLTIQDVVGVKFDRKNISEEFKKASPLANVSNVPTLLFQGDRDILVNKRQGLALDSILTEKGIPHELIFMKNTGHVPRLFNKKKREEIIFPNILKWIKD; translated from the coding sequence ATGAAAAAAAATTATATACACTACCAATTATTATTACTGGGTGCCATTGGTTTTACTTTAGCTTCCTGTAGTACCAAATACCGTGTAAAAGTACAGGACGATAAGAAGATTTACAATCTAAAATACGGAGAATCACGGCAACAGAATATGGATGTTTTTATTCCGGCTTCCTTCGAAAAGGAAAGTCCGACCGTGGTTATTGTTCACGGGGGTGGTTGGAAGATCGGTCGAAAGGAACATGTGAGAATGTTACAGAAATATCTTCATAAAAATAATATACCGTCGGCAAATATTAATTACAGACTGGTGAATAAGAAAACGACTTATAAAGAACAGCTTGAAGATATAGGTTTGGCAATTCAAAAAATAAATGCTTTGGCAGAAGAGGAAGGATTGTCAAAAGACAACTATATCCTGTTGGGAGAGAGTTCCGGCGCGCATATTTCATTGCTTTATGGTTACAAAAATCCGGATCACATCAAAAAAATAATCTCTTTGAGTGGTCCAACAGATTTTTACACCGAAAATTATACAGATTCTTTCTATTCCAAATACACTTCTTTAACCATACAAGATGTGGTAGGAGTAAAGTTTGACCGTAAAAATATATCTGAAGAATTTAAAAAAGCCAGTCCTTTGGCAAATGTTTCGAATGTGCCCACTTTATTGTTTCAGGGCGATCGGGATATTTTGGTAAACAAAAGACAGGGCTTAGCGCTAGATTCGATCTTAACTGAAAAAGGAATTCCTCATGAACTCATTTTCATGAAAAATACCGGCCATGTACCTCGTTTATTTAATAAGAAAAAGCGGGAAGAAATTATTTTTCCGAATATCTTGAAATGGATAAAAGATTAA
- the mraZ gene encoding division/cell wall cluster transcriptional repressor MraZ, whose protein sequence is MKNFIGTYECRIDDKGRLKLPSSLVKQMGDFGDDSFVIKRAVFQPCLEVYPMKGWEQLMKKLNGLNRFIKKNADFIRMFTAGVKIVEPDNAGRLQISKDLTQFANLRKEIVITSAGELFEIWDKEAYEKVISTSEEEFAKLAEEVMGDISFEEEEE, encoded by the coding sequence ATGAAGAATTTCATCGGCACATATGAATGTAGGATCGACGACAAGGGTCGCCTTAAACTTCCATCGTCTCTGGTAAAACAGATGGGGGATTTTGGCGATGACTCCTTTGTGATCAAACGTGCTGTTTTTCAACCTTGTCTGGAAGTTTATCCAATGAAAGGCTGGGAACAACTGATGAAAAAGCTAAATGGACTGAATCGTTTTATTAAAAAAAACGCAGACTTTATCCGGATGTTTACTGCAGGCGTAAAGATTGTGGAACCCGATAATGCGGGAAGATTACAGATCTCTAAAGACCTTACCCAATTTGCAAATCTTCGAAAAGAAATCGTGATTACCAGCGCTGGTGAACTTTTCGAAATTTGGGATAAAGAGGCCTACGAAAAGGTAATATCTACTTCTGAAGAAGAATTTGCGAAGCTGGCAGAAGAGGTTATGGGCGATATAAGTTTTGAGGAGGAAGAAGAATAG